The Amblyraja radiata isolate CabotCenter1 chromosome 31, sAmbRad1.1.pri, whole genome shotgun sequence genome contains a region encoding:
- the LOC116990538 gene encoding uncharacterized protein LOC116990538 — protein MAEPATRGADRAFVLHGFRSPLRHRPNEHLTNSQKTFTMQVPSGPSADWEFNSSSMDHRIDDGLSEMPMSGSQKDSPSIDELEQSLSELKMQVKSLTSSLTPALRTDYKKIGGLESNWGNKNGDWPTQTNGAFHEENVGRQAEWFLRPRHLVQSLGRYPALESLGVPVHSVSPVDRVVGLTGSELSSKTFTPSTISPVDIAYKETLPVSVGAPHLIGVSALLPPQIPVRLQSPERTRSSSLQDQFRTLRRSRNIRSRSLSPASKRVHWQHSRPRSPKPVWRPNSTKVNACGRPPPPLKRQKAGSRKVTIAKPFRSYSYSLRSFNPSSQPDHRLDDGLSSWRAPRSFTALDVAAPSTQEISERFLQTLAEGDTRLSLVETSPYQQELSQLRLQRLRVEEELLLELKRQQELERLRGPQLKWYEMKGPRFHYEAHKNNETLQNIRGMQSGDGQGLFSASGDFSPKASMEAPSPWDVQQ, from the exons ATGGCGGAGCCGGCGACTCGGGGCGCCGACCGAGCATTCGTCCTGCACGGGTTCAGAAGCCCCCTGAG GCATAGGCCAAATGAACATCTCACAAACTCCCAAAAGACATTCACCATGCAAGTACCAAGTGGCCCGTCTGCAGACTGGGAGTTCAACAGTAGCTCAATGGACCACCGCATAGATGACGGACTAAGTG AGATGCCTATGTCTGGCAGCCAGAAGGACAGCCCCAGCATCGATGAATTGGAACAGAGTTTAAGTGAACTAAAGATGCAGGTGAAAAGTCTGACTTCAAGCCTGACCCCTGCATTAAGGACAGACTACAAAAAGATAGGAGGTTTGGAGAGCAATTGGGGCAACAAAAATGGTGACTGGCCAACCCAAACCAACGGGGCATTTCATGAGGAGAATGTAGGTCGGCAAGCAGAGTGGTTTCTGAGGCCGAGGCATTTGGTGCAATCGCTGGGCAGGTATCCAGCCCTTGAAAGCCTTGGTGTTCCTGTTCACTCCGTGTCTCCAGTTGATCGAGTGGTGGGTCTCACAGGGAGTGAACTCTCCAGCAAAACCTTCACGCCTTCCACCATCTCACCGGTCGACATCGCCTACAAGGAAACCCTACCCGTTAGTGTGGGTGCGCCACACTTAATTGGAGTCAGCGCCCTTCTTCCTCCGCAGATTCCCGTCCGGCTTCAGTCACCTGAAAGAACAAGATCTTCATCCCTCCAAGACCAGTTTCGGACTCTCAGACGCTCCAGAAACATCCGCTCGCGTTCTCTGTCCCCTGCTTCCAAAAGAGTTCATTGGCAGCATTCCCGCCCTCGTTCTCCCAAACCAGTGTGGAGACCAAATTCCACCAAAGTAAACGCATGTGGCAGGCCCCCCCCACCCTTAAAGAGGCAGAAAGCAGGGAGTAGGAAGGTGACCATCGCCAAGCCATTTAGATCGTATTCCTACAGCCTGCGATCATTCAACCCCAGCTCTCAACCTGATCACCGCCTGGATGATGGTCTGAGTTCCTGGAGAGCTCCGCGCAGCTTCACTGCTCTGGATGTAGCTGCACCTTCGACACAGGAGATCAGCGAAAG GTTCCTGCAAACTCTGGCAGAGGGCGATACTAGGCTGTCCCTGGTGGAAACGTCTCCGTACCAGCAAGAACTGTCTCAACTGCGGCTGCAGCGCCTCCGTGTGGAGGAAGAGTTACTCCTGGAGCTCAAGCGCCAACAAGAACTGGAGAGACTCCGGGGACCGCAGCTCAAATG GTATGAAATGAAAGGGCCTCGCTTTCATTATGAAGCTCACAAGAACAATGAAACGTTGCAGAACATCAGGGGAATGCAGTCTGGCGATGGGCAGGGCCTGTTCTCTGCTTCTGGGGACTTCTCTCCCAAGGCTAGCATGGAAGCGCCGAGCCCTTGGGATGTTCAGCAGTGA